Proteins from one Anaerohalosphaeraceae bacterium genomic window:
- a CDS encoding polyphosphate polymerase domain-containing protein, with amino-acid sequence MIEEGAREPVCRQGTDLTCCRYELKYRISESKAQAIRDYVQHYLSVDKYALMYPDRQYPISSLYLDSPDLCLCRETLTGKSNRFKLRIRTYSDLPKSPLFLEVKRRVNKVIVKSRARIERSELQAALEGTLELHGRSEKDRQALKQFLFYKQALGAQPVVLVRYMREPFEGEGQNRVRVTFDRQLEFRKPFGMEVTLNGQGWQAIPLPYVVLEIKFTDHYPAWLEEMIRLFNLNLSSMSKYVSSVSCFSQGLLE; translated from the coding sequence GTGATAGAGGAGGGAGCACGTGAGCCGGTTTGCCGGCAAGGAACAGATTTAACCTGTTGCCGTTATGAGCTGAAGTATCGAATTTCCGAAAGTAAGGCCCAAGCTATTCGAGATTATGTTCAGCATTATTTGTCGGTGGACAAATATGCGCTGATGTATCCGGACCGACAATATCCCATTTCAAGTCTCTACCTGGATTCACCGGATTTGTGTTTGTGCCGGGAAACTCTTACCGGCAAATCCAATCGTTTCAAACTGCGAATCCGGACTTACAGTGATTTGCCGAAAAGTCCGCTGTTTTTGGAAGTAAAACGGCGGGTGAATAAGGTGATTGTCAAGAGCCGGGCTCGCATTGAACGGTCGGAGCTTCAGGCGGCCTTGGAGGGCACGCTGGAGCTGCATGGACGTTCGGAGAAAGACCGCCAGGCGCTGAAGCAGTTTTTGTTTTACAAGCAGGCACTTGGGGCCCAGCCGGTTGTGCTGGTTCGATATATGCGGGAGCCTTTTGAAGGAGAAGGACAAAACCGAGTTCGGGTTACGTTTGACCGGCAGCTGGAATTTCGGAAGCCCTTCGGGATGGAAGTAACTCTGAACGGACAGGGATGGCAGGCAATTCCGCTGCCGTACGTGGTTTTGGAAATCAAGTTTACGGATCATTATCCGGCATGGCTGGAGGAGATGATTCGTCTGTTTAATCTGAATTTATCGTCAATGTCTAAGTATGTTTCGTCGGTGTCTTGCTTTTCACAGGGGCTTTTGGAATGA
- a CDS encoding HIT family protein, translating into MDECVFCRIAAGKIPSAKIFENEEVLAFLDIGPVSDGHTLVIPRRHYCRLDECPAQTLSSLAAVLSRTAGAVQKAMKADGYNVLCNNGRAAGQIVEHLHFHIIPRKTGDGLFRNWPSYSYPEGKADQIAEQIRRMLEK; encoded by the coding sequence ATGGACGAATGTGTTTTTTGCCGAATAGCCGCAGGGAAGATTCCCTCTGCGAAAATATTCGAAAACGAGGAGGTTCTGGCTTTTCTGGATATTGGTCCGGTATCAGATGGGCATACGCTGGTAATCCCCAGGCGGCATTACTGCCGACTGGATGAATGCCCGGCTCAGACGCTATCGAGTCTGGCGGCTGTTTTGTCTCGGACGGCCGGGGCCGTCCAAAAGGCAATGAAAGCGGATGGATACAATGTCCTTTGCAATAACGGCCGAGCGGCCGGACAGATTGTTGAGCATCTGCATTTTCACATTATTCCCAGAAAGACGGGGGATGGGCTGTTTCGGAACTGGCCGTCGTATTCCTATCCGGAAGGAAAGGCCGATCAGATAGCCGAACAAATCCGCCGGATGCTCGAAAAATAA
- the rpsD gene encoding 30S ribosomal protein S4 — MARYLEPTCRLCRREGMKLMLKGTRCETAKCAIERREKSMAPGMHGWRRGRYSDYGVRLREKQKVKRYYGLMEKQFMSIFREAARRKGNTGRTLLELLERRLDNVVFKLNFAPSRRAARQLIAHGHIYLNGRRVDIPDRLVNIGDKITLKNSERTRKLVKAQLEANPNFQVQGWLQLDASKPAATVVALPSREDVQLAIEEHLVVEFCSK, encoded by the coding sequence ATGGCACGTTATCTTGAACCTACATGTCGGTTATGCCGGCGAGAAGGAATGAAGCTGATGCTGAAAGGCACGCGGTGCGAGACCGCCAAGTGTGCGATTGAACGGCGGGAGAAAAGCATGGCTCCCGGGATGCACGGCTGGCGGAGAGGCCGCTACAGCGATTACGGGGTTCGGCTTCGGGAAAAGCAGAAGGTGAAGCGCTATTACGGGCTGATGGAAAAGCAGTTTATGAGCATTTTCCGCGAGGCCGCCCGCCGGAAGGGCAATACGGGACGTACGCTGCTGGAGCTTCTCGAACGGCGTTTGGATAATGTGGTATTTAAATTGAATTTTGCGCCCTCCCGCAGGGCGGCCCGGCAGCTGATTGCGCATGGGCATATTTATCTGAACGGCCGACGGGTGGATATTCCGGATCGGCTGGTCAATATCGGCGACAAGATTACCCTGAAAAACTCAGAACGGACCCGCAAGCTGGTCAAGGCCCAGCTGGAGGCCAATCCGAATTTTCAGGTTCAGGGCTGGCTTCAGCTGGATGCCTCCAAGCCGGCGGCGACGGTGGTGGCTTTGCCTTCGCGTGAGGATGTCCAATTGGCGATTGAAGAACATTTGGTTGTGGAGTTCTGTTCAAAATAA
- a CDS encoding HlyD family efflux transporter periplasmic adaptor subunit — translation MLPVLVWLAAVGAVCFLFVYRNSRFTTVGIADAQTCVFTAPDSGWLISMPVHLYQQVHQGQPLAVLRLVPPAEIERTRAQVEAEKAAVLAELEYRKIQVEQMLRQLAGDQSREQMEQLYREHQVALDAEKTRLLILEIQSRLEPARIQLKDLETEKKVLENLLAKKAIEPYELQKVTVQAEALAAQIAQDERQLVEARQDLEAIQSRLEAFRASSRFSSEQMLSLEPLQKAIALQEKRLEELSAIDFDVVLEAPFDGIVASIGCAVGQTVSKDMPILTLAAPSADFVTAWVPQEQSGSVTLHQPVEIIKMSSPRKVLRSEVAEMGPMVELMPERLWKNPSIPEWGRPVRIPVHPEMQLIPNELVGIRGI, via the coding sequence ATGCTGCCGGTTCTGGTGTGGCTGGCGGCTGTAGGGGCTGTTTGTTTTCTTTTTGTTTATCGAAATTCCCGTTTTACGACGGTTGGAATTGCCGATGCGCAGACATGTGTTTTTACGGCGCCTGATTCCGGGTGGCTGATTTCCATGCCGGTACATTTGTATCAGCAGGTTCATCAGGGGCAGCCGCTGGCGGTTTTGCGGCTGGTCCCGCCGGCAGAAATTGAACGAACGCGAGCCCAAGTCGAAGCGGAAAAGGCAGCGGTTCTGGCGGAGCTGGAATATCGGAAAATTCAGGTTGAGCAAATGCTCCGTCAGCTGGCCGGCGACCAATCTCGAGAGCAAATGGAGCAGCTGTATCGGGAGCATCAAGTAGCTCTTGATGCAGAGAAAACCCGCTTGTTGATTCTTGAAATTCAATCCCGCCTTGAGCCGGCCAGGATTCAATTGAAAGACCTTGAAACAGAGAAAAAGGTTTTGGAAAACCTGCTGGCGAAAAAAGCCATTGAGCCGTATGAACTGCAGAAGGTCACGGTTCAGGCGGAGGCCCTTGCGGCTCAGATTGCTCAGGATGAACGGCAGCTGGTTGAGGCCAGGCAGGATTTGGAGGCGATCCAAAGTCGCCTGGAGGCCTTCCGCGCTTCTTCACGGTTTTCTTCGGAACAGATGCTTTCTTTGGAACCGCTTCAGAAGGCCATTGCGCTTCAGGAAAAACGTCTGGAGGAACTTTCGGCGATTGATTTTGATGTGGTGCTGGAAGCTCCCTTTGACGGGATTGTTGCCTCCATCGGCTGCGCCGTCGGCCAGACCGTCAGCAAGGATATGCCGATTCTTACGCTGGCGGCTCCATCCGCCGATTTTGTGACGGCCTGGGTTCCTCAGGAGCAAAGCGGTTCCGTCACGCTGCATCAGCCGGTCGAAATCATCAAGATGTCCTCTCCTCGGAAGGTGCTGCGTTCCGAAGTAGCAGAAATGGGGCCGATGGTGGAACTGATGCCGGAGCGATTGTGGAAGAATCCCTCTATTCCGGAATGGGGAAGGCCTGTTCGGATCCCGGTGCATCCGGAGATGCAGCTGATTCCGAATGAATTGGTGGGGATTCGGGGCATTTAA
- a CDS encoding DNA-directed RNA polymerase subunit alpha, protein MRITWRGLELPTRVQKDTDVSTDRYGRFIIEPFERGFGTTIGNSLRRILLSSLEGSAVESIKIQNVTHEFTSIPGVMEDVTDIVLNVKRLVVRMQGDQRRTMKVQANQAGPVTARMIECDPAIEVINKDLVLATLTENVHFEMEMVVGNGRGYSPASERIATVDRAEQEIGRIEVDAIYSPVLRVRYKTEDTRVGQRTNYDKLILEIWTDGTVTPEMALVEAGKILRKYINPIVQYDQLGKETVEETVQAEPQPSKAVNEELAAKLAMPIEQLELTVRSSNCLESNNIQTVGQLVKMTEADLLKIRSFGKTSLHEVKRKLAELGLSLGMTGV, encoded by the coding sequence ATGAGAATTACCTGGAGAGGTTTGGAACTGCCGACGCGGGTGCAGAAGGACACAGACGTGTCCACGGATCGGTACGGTCGGTTTATTATCGAGCCGTTTGAGCGGGGGTTCGGTACGACGATTGGGAACAGTCTTCGCCGGATTCTGCTTTCCTCGCTGGAGGGCAGTGCTGTTGAATCCATCAAGATTCAGAATGTTACGCACGAATTTACGTCTATCCCGGGTGTGATGGAGGACGTGACGGATATTGTTTTGAATGTCAAGCGTCTGGTCGTTCGGATGCAGGGGGACCAGCGGCGGACGATGAAGGTGCAGGCGAACCAGGCCGGTCCGGTGACGGCGAGGATGATTGAATGCGACCCGGCGATTGAAGTCATCAACAAAGATTTGGTTCTGGCGACGCTGACGGAAAACGTGCATTTTGAAATGGAAATGGTTGTGGGAAACGGCCGCGGGTATTCGCCGGCTTCTGAGCGTATCGCCACGGTTGACCGGGCAGAGCAGGAAATCGGCCGGATTGAGGTAGATGCGATTTATTCGCCGGTTCTGCGGGTGCGTTATAAGACAGAGGATACGCGTGTCGGCCAGCGGACCAACTATGACAAGCTGATTCTGGAAATCTGGACGGACGGAACCGTTACGCCGGAGATGGCTCTGGTGGAAGCAGGCAAGATTCTCCGCAAGTACATCAATCCGATTGTTCAGTATGATCAGCTGGGCAAGGAGACGGTGGAAGAAACTGTCCAGGCCGAACCGCAGCCGTCCAAGGCAGTCAATGAGGAATTGGCGGCCAAACTGGCGATGCCGATTGAGCAGCTGGAACTGACGGTCCGCTCGAGCAATTGTCTGGAATCGAACAATATTCAGACCGTCGGCCAGCTGGTGAAAATGACCGAAGCGGACCTGCTGAAGATTCGCAGTTTCGGGAAAACCAGTCTGCATGAAGTCAAGCGGAAGCTGGCGGAACTCGGATTGTCCCTGGGAATGACCGGGGTCTGA
- a CDS encoding DUF4956 domain-containing protein yields the protein MMENLKHLLNDYSSPAGMDAATVVLSLLLAFVLGQVLAWIYSFTHHGLSYSKSFVQSLIVITMVVALVMTTIAGSFVVAVGLMGALSIIRFRNMIKDTRDIAFLFCALVVGMACGSGRYAIAVIGTAVLGLVLLYLYWADFGAFHSSNALLRFTFQGELNADHPLFKVLRRFCRTIVLTSSQSRGPDRSRMDYAYQITLRKASLNQQMLSELRKIEGIENLSLAIQEQILEL from the coding sequence ATGATGGAGAATCTGAAACATTTGCTGAATGATTACTCCTCTCCGGCTGGAATGGATGCGGCGACGGTTGTTCTGTCTCTTCTGCTGGCCTTTGTACTCGGGCAAGTCCTGGCGTGGATTTATTCGTTTACTCATCACGGGCTGTCGTATTCCAAATCCTTTGTGCAGTCTTTGATTGTGATTACGATGGTGGTTGCTCTTGTGATGACGACCATTGCGGGCAGTTTTGTGGTGGCGGTCGGGCTGATGGGGGCGCTTTCGATTATCCGGTTTCGAAATATGATTAAGGACACGCGGGACATTGCTTTTTTGTTCTGCGCTCTTGTGGTCGGAATGGCCTGCGGGTCGGGCCGCTATGCGATTGCCGTCATCGGCACGGCAGTCCTCGGACTGGTGCTGCTGTATCTGTACTGGGCGGATTTCGGAGCGTTTCATTCGAGCAATGCGCTGCTTCGGTTTACCTTTCAGGGGGAGCTGAATGCAGACCATCCGCTTTTTAAGGTGCTTCGGCGATTTTGCCGAACGATTGTCCTGACGTCTTCTCAAAGCCGCGGGCCGGATCGTTCCCGGATGGATTATGCGTATCAGATAACTTTGCGGAAAGCGTCCCTGAATCAGCAGATGCTTTCCGAACTGCGGAAGATAGAAGGAATTGAAAATCTGAGTCTGGCGATTCAGGAGCAAATCCTTGAACTCTGA
- the rplQ gene encoding 50S ribosomal protein L17, producing MRHRIAGRQLGRTSEHRLALRRNLAASLFEHETISTTLEKAKEVRGFAEKLITLAKKGNLHARRQALRLLNDRAIYKEEDGRMVKVGTVIGKLFSDIGPRFLDRPGGYTRIIRLPKHRLGDNGRLVLLQLVEQGKSEPEKTSKKS from the coding sequence ATGCGTCATCGGATAGCAGGAAGACAATTGGGGAGAACCAGCGAACATCGACTGGCCTTGCGTCGGAATCTGGCGGCTTCGCTGTTTGAGCATGAAACGATTTCGACGACGCTGGAGAAGGCCAAAGAGGTCCGCGGATTTGCCGAGAAGCTGATTACGCTGGCCAAGAAGGGAAATCTTCACGCTCGTCGGCAGGCGCTTCGTTTGCTGAATGACCGGGCGATTTACAAGGAAGAGGACGGCCGAATGGTCAAGGTCGGCACCGTAATTGGCAAGCTTTTCAGCGACATCGGGCCCCGTTTTCTGGACCGGCCGGGCGGCTATACGCGAATCATTCGCCTGCCCAAGCACCGGCTCGGCGACAACGGACGTCTGGTTCTGCTTCAATTGGTTGAGCAGGGCAAATCGGAACCGGAAAAGACCTCCAAGAAGTCCTAA